One Cucurbita pepo subsp. pepo cultivar mu-cu-16 chromosome LG20, ASM280686v2, whole genome shotgun sequence genomic window carries:
- the LOC111783252 gene encoding phenolic glucoside malonyltransferase 1-like, producing MDHLPSLKIIEICKVAPPPPEPSRAAAVPSSLPLTFFDLLWLRFHPIQRLFFYELPSNDISFIDEIVPKLKTSLSLTLRHYLPLAGNIVWLPQSEVPTIEFVDGDGVSMTVAESGADFYELSGNGFREVSEFHPLVPQLPVSHDRAAVIAVQVTIFQSKGFSIGITNHHAVLDGRTSTSFIKSWAQICMDESAVPIAKLMPFYDRSVIDDPKGLAKIYARAWLNQDGPNNRSLNLKLPKTNPRLIRSTFEFTHQNLQKLKQWILKKNDEQMSSFVVATAYLCVCTAKLDGLRDGSLWFGFAADATSRLKPPVPLNYFGNCLVGGVLSFERVELLGENGIALACEQISKVIKNLGGGALKGAENYGTRMSEMTNDYSKAQAISLAGSHRFGVYNVDFGWGKPMKVEIVSAESPLVFSLSDSRNSDVGMEIGVVKERDQMEAFVALFNEGFEAL from the exons ATGGATCACCTTCCATCTCTGAAGATAATTGAGATATGTAAAGTGGCTCCTCCGCCGCCGGAGCCGTCACGTGCGGCGGCTGTGCCATCGTCTCTTCCTCTCACCTTCTTCGACCTGTTATGGCTGAGGTTCCATCCAATCCAACGCCTTTTCTTCTACGAGTTACCGTCTAATGATATATCTTTTATTGACGAAATTGTTCCGAAGCTCAAAAcctctctttctcttactCTTCGCCATTATCTTCCTCTGGCTGGCAACATCGTCTGGCTTCCACAGTCGGAGGTTCCGACCATCGAGTTTGTCGATGGGGACGGTGTTTCTATGACGGTGGCTGAGTCGGGAGCTGACTTTTACGAACTTTCCGGCAATGGGTTCCGTGAAGTTTCTGAATTTCATCCTCTTGTCCCCCAATTGCCTGTTTCTCATGATCGTGCTGCGGTGATTGCTGTTCAG GTCACCATATTTCAAAGCAAAGGGTTTTCCATTGGAATAACCAATCATCATGCAGTTCTAGATGGAAGAACCTCAACTTCATTTATCAAATCATGGGCTCAAATTTGCATGGACGAATCAGCTGTTCCAATCGCCAAGCTAATGCCATTCTATGACAGGTCGGTTATTGATGATCCAAAAGGTCTTGCCAAAATCTATGCAAGGGCATGGCTGAACCAAGACGGACCCAACAACAGGAGCTTGAACCTTAAACTACCCAAAACTAATCCTCGTTTAATCCGAAGCACTTTTGAGTTCACACACCAAAACCTGCAGAAGCTAAAGCAAtggattttgaagaagaatgatgaGCAAATGTCTTCATTTGTAGTGGCAACGGCTTATTTGTGTGTATGTACAGCCAAGTTGGATGGTTTAAGAGATGGAAGTTTGTGGTTTGGATTTGCTGCTGATGCTACGTCTCGTTTAAAGCCACCAGTGCCATTGAATTACTTTGGAAATTGTTTGGTTGGTGGTGTTCTTTCCTTTGAAAGAGTTGAGCTTTTGGGTGAAAATGGAATAGCTTTGGCTTGTGAACAGATCTCCAAAGTTATTAAGAATTTAGGAGGAGGAGCTTTAAAGGGGGCAGAAAATTATGGGACACGTATGAGTGAAATGACCAATGATTATTCTAAAGCACAAGCCATTTCCCTTGCTGGGTCACATAGATTTGGAGTTTACAATGTAGATTTTGGGTGGGGAAAGCCAATGAAGGTGGAAATAGTGTCAGCTGAATCACCATTAGTGTTTTCTTTGAGTGATAGCAGAAATAGCGATGTGGGAATGGAGATtggagtggttaaggagagaGATCAAATGGAAGCTTTTGTTGCTCTGTTTAATGAAGGTTTTGAAGCTCTTTGA